From the genome of Sphingobacterium kitahiroshimense, one region includes:
- a CDS encoding ExbD/TolR family protein, translating to MAELNQKQPEAGKKKIRSKKLAPKVDLTAMVDLAFLLITFFMLTTTLNKPHRLDIAMPDKSGHEPILLDERRVVSLLLTDKGLMWYHGDFNHPISKPEFTDLSKNGIRKVLDRMKLEIPAKADGKDMIVLIKPSKEARAVDVVQALDEMKHVDIKRYTISKIGADEEKMVLASL from the coding sequence ATGGCAGAGCTAAATCAAAAACAACCGGAAGCAGGAAAAAAGAAAATCAGAAGTAAAAAACTGGCTCCTAAAGTCGATCTGACAGCAATGGTGGATCTTGCATTCTTATTGATCACCTTTTTTATGCTGACGACAACATTAAATAAACCTCATCGTCTAGATATCGCAATGCCTGATAAATCTGGGCATGAACCGATATTATTGGATGAAAGGCGTGTGGTATCGCTTCTGTTAACCGACAAAGGATTGATGTGGTATCATGGCGATTTTAACCATCCGATCTCGAAACCGGAGTTCACTGACCTCAGTAAGAATGGGATAAGAAAAGTATTGGATCGCATGAAATTGGAGATCCCTGCAAAGGCGGATGGCAAGGACATGATCGTATTGATCAAACCAAGTAAGGAAGCACGGGCGGTGGATGTGGTACAGGCGCTGGACGAAATGAAGCATGTCGATATTAAACGCTATACCATCAGTAAAATAGGGGCAGATGAAGAAAAGATGGTCTTAGCTTCTCTATAA
- a CDS encoding nitrilase family protein: MENLKIASVQFENRSGDKVYNLDLIKKLTAEAAEQGADVVAFHECSITGYTFARNLSCEEMLELAELIPDGPSVNALTAIAKEYKMTILAGLFEKDIAGNLFKAYICVDETGLIAKHRKLHPFINPHLSPGTAYTVFEIKGWKCGVLICYDNNIIENVRATTLLGAQVIFMPHVTMCTPSTRPGAGFVDAKLWENKQENATLLREEFDGLKGRSWLMKWLPARAYDNAIYAVFSNPIGMDDDQLKNGCAMIIDPYGDIMAECRSLDNEICVAELTADKLVKAGGYRYIKARKPTLYRDILGKEHVSEQKVVWLDK, translated from the coding sequence ATGGAAAACTTAAAAATTGCCAGTGTACAGTTTGAAAATCGAAGTGGAGATAAGGTTTATAATCTTGACCTGATCAAAAAGCTTACTGCTGAAGCGGCAGAACAGGGAGCTGATGTGGTTGCTTTTCATGAATGTTCGATTACCGGTTATACCTTTGCCCGCAACCTTTCCTGTGAGGAAATGCTGGAGCTCGCGGAGCTGATCCCTGATGGTCCATCAGTAAACGCATTAACAGCAATCGCTAAAGAATATAAAATGACCATCTTGGCCGGCCTTTTTGAAAAAGATATTGCCGGTAATCTTTTTAAAGCGTATATCTGTGTTGATGAAACAGGTCTGATCGCGAAACACCGAAAACTGCATCCGTTTATCAATCCGCATCTTTCTCCGGGAACAGCTTATACCGTTTTTGAGATCAAGGGCTGGAAATGTGGGGTCTTAATCTGTTATGATAATAATATTATTGAAAATGTTCGAGCGACGACTTTACTTGGTGCGCAGGTGATCTTTATGCCGCATGTAACCATGTGTACACCTTCAACACGTCCGGGTGCTGGATTTGTAGATGCCAAATTATGGGAAAATAAACAAGAAAATGCTACGTTACTTCGGGAAGAGTTTGACGGGCTGAAAGGCCGCAGCTGGCTGATGAAATGGTTACCTGCACGTGCCTATGACAATGCCATATATGCTGTTTTTTCAAATCCTATCGGTATGGATGACGATCAGTTGAAGAATGGCTGTGCGATGATTATCGATCCTTATGGTGATATTATGGCGGAATGCCGTTCATTGGATAATGAAATCTGCGTAGCGGAACTAACTGCCGATAAGTTGGTGAAAGCGGGCGGATACCGATATATCAAGGCAAGGAAGCCTACACTGTACCGAGATATTTTAGGAAAAGAACATGTGAGTGAGCAAAAGGTGGTGTGGCTGGATAAGTAG
- a CDS encoding right-handed parallel beta-helix repeat-containing protein, with protein MTNWFRKNMSVVMIAFISFQAQANSTPKVYDLTKYGINPNTGKNSSATLNQAIQKIVTEAGKGNPIVIKFKKGRYDFHEEGAQKRTYYISNHDQDNPKTVGITLENLSNITIDGQGSDLIFHGRMLPLALVENQNLSLKNLHIDFEQPQICQVKILENDTQAGTITYQTAPWVTYTIKDSTFYNTGEGWEMKPTSGIAFEEKTKHIVYNTSDIAVGTAHVAEISKGIIKAFKWKNSKLIPGTVVAMRSWHRPNPGIFVHKGKDTRLENISVHYSEGMGLLAQLTENIYLEKFNVSLRGKNDPRYFTAQADATHFSGCKGVIISNNGRYENMMDDAINIHGTYLKITQKLDNKTVLAKYMHEQSYGFDWGYATDSVQFIQSKTMELWDNKNSIQSIEVIRKKDSDPIQDFKIVFTKPLDDYIDPTKLDIGIENLTWTPKVEFKGNTVRNNRARGALFSTPQKTVVENNLFDHTSGTAILLCGDSNGWYETGTCRDITIKNNKFINALTNMFQFTNAVISIYPEIPDLKNQQKYFHSGIKIENNYFETFDKPILYAKSVDGITFNNNTIKTNKEYPAFHWNKKEILFERVINANIKNNTIDGKPFVYPAN; from the coding sequence ATGACAAATTGGTTCAGAAAAAACATGTCGGTCGTTATGATCGCTTTCATCAGCTTTCAGGCACAGGCAAATTCTACGCCCAAAGTCTACGACTTAACAAAGTATGGCATCAACCCCAATACGGGGAAAAACAGCAGTGCAACCCTCAATCAAGCGATTCAGAAAATAGTTACTGAGGCTGGAAAAGGTAATCCTATAGTAATCAAATTCAAAAAAGGACGTTACGATTTCCATGAAGAAGGAGCACAAAAAAGAACCTATTACATCTCCAACCATGATCAGGACAATCCTAAGACCGTTGGTATTACCTTAGAAAACCTCAGCAACATCACCATAGACGGACAAGGCTCAGACCTGATCTTTCATGGACGTATGTTACCCCTTGCATTGGTTGAAAATCAAAACCTCAGCCTTAAAAATCTGCATATCGACTTCGAGCAACCCCAGATCTGTCAGGTTAAAATCTTAGAAAACGATACCCAAGCAGGTACAATCACGTACCAGACTGCTCCCTGGGTCACTTATACCATCAAAGACAGCACCTTCTACAATACCGGTGAAGGTTGGGAAATGAAACCCACCTCCGGTATCGCTTTTGAAGAAAAAACAAAGCATATCGTGTACAATACCAGTGATATCGCAGTGGGCACAGCACATGTAGCAGAAATATCAAAAGGAATCATCAAAGCCTTCAAGTGGAAGAATTCAAAATTAATACCCGGAACAGTCGTTGCCATGAGAAGCTGGCATAGACCTAATCCCGGTATTTTCGTGCACAAAGGTAAAGACACCAGATTAGAAAATATATCGGTTCACTATTCCGAAGGAATGGGTCTGTTGGCACAGCTGACTGAAAACATTTATTTAGAAAAATTCAATGTCTCATTAAGAGGGAAAAACGATCCCCGTTATTTTACAGCACAGGCAGATGCAACCCATTTCTCAGGCTGTAAAGGTGTGATCATATCCAATAATGGACGATATGAAAACATGATGGACGATGCAATCAATATTCATGGTACTTATCTCAAAATCACACAAAAACTGGACAATAAAACCGTACTTGCAAAATACATGCACGAACAGTCCTATGGTTTTGACTGGGGCTATGCGACCGATTCAGTACAGTTTATCCAATCCAAAACAATGGAGCTCTGGGACAATAAAAACAGTATTCAATCCATCGAAGTAATCCGTAAAAAAGATAGCGATCCGATCCAGGATTTCAAAATTGTATTCACAAAACCCTTAGATGATTACATCGATCCAACCAAATTGGACATCGGTATTGAAAACCTGACGTGGACACCAAAAGTAGAGTTTAAAGGCAATACTGTACGAAACAACAGAGCACGGGGTGCACTGTTCAGTACTCCTCAAAAGACCGTAGTGGAAAATAATCTATTTGATCATACCTCAGGAACAGCCATTCTTTTATGTGGCGATAGCAACGGCTGGTACGAAACAGGTACATGCCGTGATATCACGATCAAAAACAATAAGTTTATCAATGCTTTGACCAACATGTTCCAGTTTACCAATGCGGTGATCTCCATCTATCCTGAGATTCCTGACTTGAAAAACCAGCAGAAATACTTCCATAGCGGTATCAAGATCGAAAACAACTATTTTGAAACTTTTGATAAGCCAATTCTATATGCGAAATCTGTAGATGGCATTACTTTCAATAACAATACGATTAAGACAAATAAGGAGTATCCGGCATTTCACTGGAACAAAAAGGAAATTTTGTTTGAGCGCGTTATCAATGCCAATATCAAAAATAATACGATTGATGGTAAACCTTTCGTTTATCCTGCTAATTAA
- a CDS encoding DUF4375 domain-containing protein has translation MDDKLIEQLNLWHEKSKHRQIIETLEQLPASELTYTLKNMLGRAYNNISDYGKALDILLSESTAGAEDPLWNFRVGYAYYYGKEYEKALPYFQKSAALGDSTAKNFEEWCVQELKNKMEQPPTNDGADLDKKWFDFTSQFVDKLSNNENDWNALSEHEKELAALWKLEMDMYNGGFLQFFCNWGTACYGHAVRALMRLKATESLAIIQKQYEIIEHLEDNQEIEKLWDIPNYLTDAEQHEISEVLDLQYWDNKDQIIEKTFTVYADLMDNNEGNTERKSTLNQIAWSFSSEAYTDAALFNEEVMQYQKDIFGSAERWNPNEIVLDASAVQIQYEAWIMKPSDLLENERLISEDEDIFDGEADDEGYQVEIVAQFKADNDKNFTALEFLMKAHNQQANKELGDHVFFEGIAEEPTEVDGVPTYYIACGS, from the coding sequence ATGGACGATAAATTAATTGAACAGCTCAATCTATGGCATGAGAAAAGTAAGCACCGTCAAATTATTGAGACGCTTGAACAACTGCCGGCATCGGAATTAACCTATACGTTGAAAAACATGCTGGGACGGGCGTATAATAATATTTCGGATTACGGAAAAGCGCTTGATATTTTACTGTCGGAAAGTACGGCAGGAGCGGAAGATCCCTTGTGGAATTTTAGGGTGGGCTATGCTTACTACTATGGTAAGGAATATGAAAAGGCATTGCCTTATTTTCAAAAAAGTGCCGCGTTAGGGGATAGCACGGCTAAGAATTTTGAGGAATGGTGTGTTCAGGAGCTGAAAAATAAAATGGAGCAACCTCCTACGAATGATGGTGCTGATCTGGATAAAAAATGGTTTGATTTTACCTCACAATTTGTTGATAAGCTCAGCAATAATGAGAACGATTGGAACGCCCTGTCGGAGCACGAAAAGGAATTGGCAGCACTTTGGAAACTTGAAATGGATATGTATAATGGCGGTTTTCTGCAGTTTTTCTGTAATTGGGGAACGGCTTGTTATGGCCATGCGGTAAGGGCATTGATGCGCTTAAAAGCAACGGAGTCATTAGCTATTATACAAAAGCAATATGAAATTATTGAACATCTGGAGGATAATCAAGAAATAGAGAAGTTGTGGGATATTCCGAATTATCTAACGGATGCTGAACAGCATGAAATTTCTGAGGTCCTGGATCTACAGTACTGGGATAATAAAGATCAGATTATTGAAAAGACATTTACAGTTTACGCGGATTTAATGGATAATAATGAAGGAAATACGGAACGTAAATCGACTTTAAATCAGATTGCCTGGTCTTTTTCATCGGAAGCGTACACAGATGCAGCACTATTTAATGAGGAGGTAATGCAATACCAAAAAGATATTTTCGGGTCGGCCGAGCGATGGAATCCGAATGAGATCGTGCTTGACGCCTCAGCGGTGCAGATTCAATATGAAGCCTGGATCATGAAACCATCTGACTTGCTGGAGAATGAACGTCTGATTTCGGAGGATGAGGATATTTTTGATGGGGAGGCCGATGATGAAGGATATCAGGTCGAGATTGTAGCTCAGTTTAAAGCCGATAATGATAAGAATTTTACCGCTTTGGAATTTTTGATGAAAGCACATAATCAACAGGCAAATAAGGAACTTGGCGACCATGTATTTTTCGAGGGTATTGCCGAAGAACCTACAGAAGTGGATGGTGTGCCGACGTATTATATTGCTTGTGGCAGCTAA
- a CDS encoding RNA polymerase sigma factor yields the protein MNKQKQKEFFQQIIEQHKGILFKVARVYCHDEHDRDDLMQEMMIQIWQSVPRYKEQFKISTWLYRISLNVAISFYRKNTTRANRFTVLNEQTSDLYNEEKVETEQQLDLLVQFISELRELDKALILMYLEDKSHHEMAEILGLSVSNIGTKIGRIKDKLKTKFSQ from the coding sequence ATGAACAAGCAGAAACAAAAAGAATTCTTTCAGCAAATAATTGAACAGCACAAAGGAATTTTGTTCAAAGTTGCCCGTGTGTATTGCCATGACGAGCATGACAGGGATGATCTGATGCAGGAAATGATGATACAGATCTGGCAATCTGTTCCGAGATATAAAGAGCAGTTTAAAATATCAACCTGGTTATACCGTATCTCACTCAATGTCGCGATTTCCTTTTATCGGAAAAACACAACGAGGGCAAACCGATTCACGGTTCTCAATGAGCAGACATCAGATTTATACAATGAAGAAAAAGTAGAAACAGAACAGCAGCTTGACTTATTAGTACAGTTTATCAGCGAATTGAGAGAATTGGACAAAGCCCTCATATTGATGTATCTGGAAGACAAAAGCCATCACGAGATGGCAGAGATTTTAGGGCTATCCGTCAGCAATATAGGAACAAAAATAGGACGCATCAAGGATAAATTAAAAACAAAGTTTTCACAATAA
- a CDS encoding aldo/keto reductase — MKYRKLGTTDEQLSALGLGCMGMSFAYGPTDDKESLATLEKSLDLGINFWDTADMYANGANEELIAKILVPNREKIFIATKFGFRFKDGIAGPSNAAGTYFDASPAWMKIAVEQSLKRLKIDTIDLYYAHRVDANIPIEETVGAMADLVKEGKIRYLGLSEASPASLRKAHAVHPISALQSEYSLLTRDVESEILQTTRELGISLVPYSPLARGLVTNTLQMDTLAADDFRKSLPRYQEENIVNNNKLVTGFAALAKNINCTPAQLALAWVLAQGEDIIPIPGTKKRKYLEENVGAIDVQLTPENLTEINNLIQRYPILGERYNEGSMKLVNQ, encoded by the coding sequence ATGAAATACAGAAAACTCGGAACAACAGACGAACAGCTATCCGCATTAGGATTGGGTTGCATGGGTATGAGCTTTGCTTATGGACCTACGGACGATAAAGAGAGCTTAGCCACATTAGAAAAATCCCTTGACCTGGGCATCAATTTCTGGGATACCGCCGACATGTACGCAAATGGAGCAAATGAAGAACTGATCGCTAAAATTTTAGTCCCCAATCGGGAAAAGATCTTTATTGCTACTAAATTTGGATTTCGCTTTAAAGATGGGATTGCAGGACCAAGCAATGCCGCCGGAACTTATTTTGACGCTTCGCCCGCATGGATGAAAATTGCCGTTGAGCAAAGTCTCAAGCGACTTAAAATTGATACCATCGATCTGTATTATGCACATCGTGTCGATGCCAATATCCCTATTGAAGAAACTGTCGGTGCAATGGCCGATCTCGTTAAAGAAGGAAAAATACGATACCTTGGACTGAGTGAAGCTTCGCCGGCATCATTAAGAAAAGCACATGCAGTACATCCCATTTCTGCACTCCAAAGCGAATACTCCCTGCTAACCAGAGATGTAGAAAGCGAGATTTTGCAGACAACACGTGAACTTGGGATTTCACTTGTGCCCTATTCACCTCTGGCTCGTGGTTTAGTAACCAATACGCTCCAGATGGATACCCTTGCAGCCGATGATTTTCGAAAATCTTTACCACGCTATCAAGAGGAAAACATCGTCAATAACAATAAACTGGTGACCGGATTTGCGGCATTAGCCAAAAATATAAATTGTACACCCGCACAACTTGCTTTAGCATGGGTCTTAGCACAGGGCGAAGACATTATCCCGATTCCCGGAACTAAAAAAAGAAAGTACCTGGAAGAAAATGTAGGTGCAATTGATGTTCAGCTAACACCCGAAAATTTAACGGAAATTAATAACCTGATCCAACGATACCCCATCTTGGGAGAACGTTATAACGAAGGATCCATGAAACTTGTGAATCAATAA
- a CDS encoding helix-turn-helix transcriptional regulator, giving the protein MKLSIEIMQLYPSLMLSAIVKHYLIIKHDHDGYADYRLFSDGNPGLVFHFKDPFLQVNACESGSKQPHSFLYGQMTHFNDIKSVGKLDMLIVVLHPHGLHALTNLSAYELNNTITPLRTVFGQEGSDMEEQVLSSKSPSEAIKAIEKLLICRVNRFQKEDGLMHGALDLIYQANGMIAVADLIQKLPVTERQLERKFKEQVGIAPKKFIDVIKFQHFLKSLQKSSSDINLSQVVYACGYYDQAHLNNCFKRQAGVTPMQYRHHDHLLAINLMQVL; this is encoded by the coding sequence GTGAAATTATCTATTGAGATTATGCAGCTTTATCCGTCATTGATGCTTTCCGCTATTGTAAAACACTACCTCATCATCAAGCATGATCATGATGGGTATGCCGATTACCGCTTGTTTTCGGATGGCAATCCGGGTTTGGTCTTTCACTTTAAAGATCCTTTCTTACAGGTGAATGCTTGTGAATCAGGAAGTAAACAGCCGCATAGTTTTCTTTATGGACAGATGACACATTTTAATGATATCAAGTCGGTCGGAAAATTGGATATGTTGATTGTGGTTCTCCATCCACATGGTCTGCATGCGCTGACGAACTTATCGGCTTATGAATTGAACAATACCATTACACCTTTGCGTACTGTTTTTGGTCAGGAGGGAAGTGATATGGAGGAGCAGGTATTGAGTTCTAAAAGCCCTTCTGAAGCGATAAAAGCGATCGAAAAGCTGTTGATATGCCGCGTGAATCGGTTTCAAAAGGAAGATGGTCTTATGCATGGGGCTTTAGATTTGATTTATCAAGCGAACGGAATGATTGCTGTTGCTGACCTGATCCAAAAACTGCCGGTAACGGAACGGCAATTGGAGCGGAAGTTTAAGGAACAGGTCGGAATCGCTCCTAAGAAATTTATAGATGTTATCAAGTTCCAGCATTTTCTCAAATCATTGCAAAAATCTTCTTCAGATATTAACCTTTCTCAGGTTGTGTATGCCTGTGGCTATTATGATCAGGCGCATCTGAATAATTGTTTCAAGCGTCAGGCAGGGGTTACCCCGATGCAATATCGCCATCATGATCATCTTCTTGCGATCAACCTGATGCAGGTGCTGTAA
- a CDS encoding DUF2931 family protein encodes MTLIHLHKILLIAGALTGFGFLFYLFLGDGVAFETHGIWASFANLLGVVILLSQFILHFIVLLIICGTGTKGQELTVKQMWIIGIYCLIAVIANIVLILKHTTVSRSEMTVERKWRNSEKYEWEPAISNPEGYPVRVVEGRFFIESWSRNNAFPDIDNKFYDSRWGIGTSTFMSSDQGALVMPDSLSLSWYSVVEDCYYKLNVALDKEKISALFKKGFEAKNHNGVFHRTYDEIIVGLAPGGDAALWVGGNWGNAVEVSFYQAQKIDSTEIELGQRQMIQEELGRLRASKEWVEQTHTAANPQAYDKWRKKYRTPYAWRLQFVKDADLVNPEVEVEFFNGEQVTIIDSLLPEQDFPRHALPSSLFLTSTGPDGKTKRDYVALDEENTFSVFEKLKMSKQKITVVVTCKINKQGEIEKITAKNNLEELPLKLKAD; translated from the coding sequence ATGACTTTAATACACCTCCATAAAATCCTGCTAATAGCCGGTGCGCTTACGGGCTTTGGTTTTTTGTTTTATCTCTTTCTTGGAGATGGTGTTGCATTTGAAACGCATGGTATATGGGCTAGTTTTGCCAACCTGTTAGGGGTTGTGATTCTACTGTCTCAGTTTATACTCCACTTTATTGTGCTACTGATCATTTGTGGTACCGGTACAAAGGGCCAAGAATTGACCGTCAAGCAAATGTGGATCATCGGTATCTACTGTTTGATTGCCGTGATTGCGAATATCGTACTTATTCTTAAGCATACGACGGTTTCCCGGTCTGAAATGACGGTTGAGCGGAAATGGCGCAATTCTGAAAAATACGAATGGGAACCGGCAATATCCAATCCTGAAGGCTATCCGGTTCGTGTGGTGGAAGGTCGTTTTTTTATTGAATCGTGGAGCAGAAATAATGCTTTTCCGGATATTGACAATAAATTTTACGATAGTCGCTGGGGGATAGGTACGTCTACTTTTATGAGTTCGGATCAGGGTGCTCTGGTGATGCCGGACAGCTTAAGTCTTTCCTGGTATTCTGTTGTGGAAGATTGTTATTATAAACTTAATGTGGCCCTGGATAAAGAAAAAATAAGTGCCCTGTTTAAGAAGGGGTTTGAAGCGAAGAATCACAATGGCGTATTCCATCGGACTTATGATGAAATTATTGTCGGATTGGCACCGGGAGGAGATGCGGCGTTATGGGTTGGCGGAAATTGGGGAAATGCTGTCGAAGTGAGTTTTTATCAGGCACAAAAAATAGATAGTACGGAGATTGAACTTGGTCAACGTCAGATGATTCAGGAGGAATTGGGAAGACTTCGTGCATCAAAAGAGTGGGTTGAGCAGACACATACAGCGGCTAATCCGCAGGCATACGATAAATGGCGTAAAAAATATCGCACACCCTATGCGTGGCGTCTTCAGTTTGTGAAGGATGCTGATTTGGTTAATCCGGAGGTGGAAGTTGAATTTTTTAATGGTGAGCAGGTGACCATCATCGACAGTCTATTGCCCGAACAGGATTTTCCAAGGCATGCTTTACCTTCTTCTTTGTTTTTAACTTCGACTGGACCTGATGGTAAAACAAAGCGTGATTATGTTGCTTTAGATGAGGAAAATACGTTTAGTGTGTTTGAGAAGCTTAAGATGAGTAAACAGAAAATAACAGTAGTTGTTACCTGTAAAATAAATAAGCAAGGTGAAATAGAAAAGATAACAGCTAAAAATAATTTGGAAGAGCTTCCGTTAAAATTAAAAGCGGACTAA
- a CDS encoding S41 family peptidase, producing MKQTSLAILFAVFFLSLGFPAWSQERFNFSFETPIARPWYRLGDSTVFKTVIDHDVYYNGKGSLRVESLKKSSGFGGVMVGLPSNLKGDSIRLSVMIKRENVTASSVVNVMLRIDPEIFFDNMAKREVRGTKDWENFTVTAKLNPDKTEGISLAFFLSGEGKVWFDDVIVTVDGKDITKETGKFVPFAKKDPVESGITDFNNSPEIDQRLVDLGRIWGFLKYRHPAVAQGKLDWDQYLFKSIHAVITAQDNQTVEAYYATLLDSLGTTQDYPKPKMEHMIYEVDYSWIDKLSFKKDLKDKLKRIRYTNFDKHHYFSFANGIGNVLFHNEKKYDNIQSADAGFRLLTLFRFWNMVEYFSPNKDLTEPNWNEVLKISVPEMILSRDDKSYGLAVLKMLSRVKDAHTGLWSRPKALQSYYGTYHLPAQIRIVEGKAVVTRLLAVNDGVNVLQVGDVLMGKENKKIGEIKDSVWTYIATPNEAVTNREFAARLMMSNSDLVPIKLIRNGREMEVNVPAVPLNQFRSPQTDTVAYKMLDNNILYIKHSLLTSKMLEENMDEWSKVKGVVIDNRNYPRDFLVFKLGALLLPKSTDFVRFTNTNLSQPGTFIMSSALQVGKETNDYYKGKIAVLVNEDTQSSAEYHVMAYQTSPSVKVFGSQTAGADGNVSYIDLPGNLKTSITGLGVYYPDQSKTQRVGIKIDHLVSPTIKGIKAGQDEVLNAALEYLKK from the coding sequence ATGAAACAAACCTCATTAGCAATTTTATTTGCTGTCTTTTTCCTGAGCTTGGGTTTTCCTGCCTGGAGTCAGGAACGTTTTAATTTTTCTTTCGAGACACCAATTGCTCGCCCTTGGTATAGACTCGGTGACAGCACTGTTTTTAAAACGGTTATTGATCACGATGTGTATTATAATGGGAAAGGCTCTTTAAGAGTGGAAAGCCTTAAAAAAAGCAGTGGTTTTGGAGGTGTTATGGTGGGACTTCCTTCCAATTTAAAGGGTGATTCCATTCGTTTGTCTGTCATGATTAAGCGTGAAAATGTAACCGCCAGTTCTGTGGTAAACGTTATGTTAAGAATAGATCCGGAAATCTTTTTCGACAATATGGCAAAGCGCGAAGTGAGGGGTACAAAAGATTGGGAAAACTTTACGGTGACGGCAAAGTTAAACCCGGATAAGACTGAAGGTATTTCTTTGGCATTCTTCCTTTCAGGTGAAGGGAAGGTTTGGTTCGATGATGTTATCGTTACCGTAGACGGAAAGGATATCACTAAAGAAACCGGCAAGTTTGTTCCATTTGCAAAAAAAGATCCAGTTGAATCAGGTATTACAGATTTCAATAATAGTCCTGAAATCGATCAGAGGTTAGTTGATCTGGGAAGAATTTGGGGTTTTCTGAAATACAGACATCCAGCTGTAGCACAAGGTAAGCTGGATTGGGATCAATACCTATTTAAATCTATTCATGCTGTTATTACAGCTCAGGATAATCAAACCGTGGAAGCTTACTATGCAACTCTTTTGGATAGTTTGGGTACAACACAGGACTACCCGAAACCTAAAATGGAGCACATGATATACGAAGTAGACTATTCCTGGATCGATAAGCTATCTTTCAAAAAGGATTTGAAAGATAAGTTGAAGCGTATTCGTTACACTAATTTTGATAAGCATCACTATTTTAGTTTTGCAAATGGGATAGGTAATGTACTTTTTCATAATGAAAAGAAATATGACAATATCCAAAGTGCAGATGCGGGTTTTCGTTTATTGACGCTCTTTCGTTTCTGGAATATGGTCGAATATTTTTCACCGAATAAAGATCTTACAGAACCTAATTGGAATGAAGTGTTGAAAATATCTGTACCCGAAATGATTTTGAGCCGTGATGATAAGAGTTATGGATTAGCTGTCTTGAAAATGTTGTCACGGGTTAAAGATGCTCATACGGGATTGTGGAGTAGACCAAAGGCGTTGCAAAGCTATTATGGTACATACCATCTTCCTGCACAGATTCGCATCGTGGAAGGTAAGGCTGTTGTGACCAGGCTGTTAGCCGTCAATGATGGTGTCAATGTGCTTCAAGTAGGTGATGTATTGATGGGTAAGGAAAATAAAAAGATAGGAGAGATTAAAGATTCTGTCTGGACTTACATAGCAACACCGAATGAAGCAGTAACAAATCGGGAATTTGCAGCACGATTAATGATGAGTAATAGTGATCTAGTACCGATAAAGCTAATCCGTAATGGTCGAGAAATGGAAGTGAATGTACCTGCAGTACCGTTGAATCAGTTTAGATCTCCACAGACGGATACTGTTGCCTATAAAATGTTGGATAATAATATCCTGTATATCAAGCATAGTTTGTTGACAAGTAAGATGCTAGAAGAAAATATGGATGAATGGAGCAAAGTTAAAGGTGTTGTTATTGATAATAGAAACTACCCGAGAGATTTTTTGGTCTTCAAACTAGGTGCATTATTACTTCCGAAATCCACCGACTTCGTACGTTTTACAAATACAAATCTTAGTCAGCCCGGTACATTTATTATGAGTTCCGCACTTCAGGTAGGAAAGGAAACAAACGATTATTATAAAGGTAAGATAGCAGTCTTGGTTAATGAAGATACGCAAAGCTCGGCCGAATATCATGTTATGGCTTATCAAACTTCTCCAAGTGTAAAGGTATTCGGATCTCAAACTGCCGGTGCGGATGGAAATGTGAGTTACATTGATTTACCGGGCAATCTGAAAACATCGATAACAGGACTTGGTGTTTATTATCCTGACCAAAGTAAAACGCAACGTGTTGGAATAAAGATTGATCACTTGGTGTCACCAACGATAAAAGGAATCAAAGCGGGGCAAGATGAAGTTCTGAATGCTGCTTTGGAATATTTGAAGAAGTAG